Part of the Anopheles coluzzii chromosome 3, AcolN3, whole genome shotgun sequence genome is shown below.
ATCAATTACGTTTTACAACAGCAGTAGTATCTTTTTCCTCAATTTTGAACGCTTGGTCAACCGAACGGTGGAATAGATCGCGGTGGAACGATCACCACACACCAGCCCCCCTATCAATGGAATGTGCaaattgtttgtgttgttacACTGTTCTGCGACAACATTaagaaaatcaattaatttGCTCCCATGTAGGGGTGCTTCCCCTTTCTGCAATGACTGCTGTCCGGCCCCACAAGAGTGTCATGTCACAGAatcagtttgtgtgtgtgagctgtgTGGAGCTTATCTATCGATCCGATCACAAAGGAAGGCACTGATAGCGTTATGGAGGAGACCTTTTTGTGGTtccagtgccagtgtgttATCAGACGATGGAACGATGGCCAAGAACaaggagagaaaacaaaaaacacaacccccTTAACGTAATGCGTGAGTGATATGGTGCTTCGTTTAACTGCGCGTTGcaaaatcaaattcattttcatcgcGCGCTCTCTGTCACCGATTGGACGCAGACGATAGCAGAGACGGTGACACGCACACCTTATCGTTGATACGTTTCTGAACGTACGACGATTGGGGGTGTAAAAACATTCCATCCTAGGTGGTTTTGGGGATGGATTGCACAAAGGTCAATCAGAAAGCTATAAATTAGAACACACtattgcgcgcgcgcgcaatcAAATCCCCGTGTTGATAAGACGAAGCAGACCTCAATAAAAATGGTACAGAATCAACCTTCACTTCCGGAATTCCACACCAGATGACGTCTCACGTAAGCAAGCAAATCGTGCTTTTTTGTATCACAACCTCTGCAACGGTTGGCAACGGTTGTTTTGATTACTATTTGCCCACTGCTTCCGCTACTGGATCCGTATTCCAATATCCTaatgcgcgcacacacacacaaaaccgttTGAGACGTGTAAACACTGCCACCCTTGATATGATCGTGCAAACGGCTGCGGAGCTTTagaataaatacacacacacacacacagctaagCTTGTGTGTAAATAAAACGGCCACTACCGGCACGCTCAGATGCCTCGCAACAGCTTCCTTCTACAAGTCACTACTTCCGGTGCAACTttctgtgtgtgagagagagagagagagtgtgagataAGCGACTTTCACTTTCCTCCCTCTGGGGCACGGCGATGATCTCTCCCGTGAATCCTGTGACCCACCTTCACTATTatcctctctgtctctctcgctctgtctgtttgtttgggtGCATACACAATCTAACACATAAACATCTAACACAATGGACTGTCCAGCAAGACCGCGTAAGGCCTTACATTTTCTGTATGATCTCGTACTTTTTGCGCAGATCGCACACCTCGCTCTTGGGATCGTACTTCTTGCGCGCGGCCAGCTGTGCCCGCATCTCGGCCGCCGTCATCGGTAGGTTCAGCTTCTTGCCCTCGGCCGGTTTGGACGGTTCCGTCGTACCGTTCGGCGTGGTGGTGACCGGTGCCGCTGGAGCAGTACCATTCAGTGCCATCTTCCCGACGGCAGCACCGTCCGTCACGGTCAGCACCTTTTTCGTGTCGTCGATGATCTTCTCCATCAGCTTCGGGTTGGTGTCCGGGGCGGCGGCCGTTCCATTGCCATTGCTGTGGCTgtgattgttattgttgttgttgttatttacaGCCGTCATGCCATTGGGAGATGCCACTTTCGGTGCCTTTTCCATCTCCACCTTACCACCACCGTTTGCCATCTCCTTCGAGTCCTTTTTCACTCCATTCTCTTTGCCGTTCACACCGCCGTTCTCATGATGCCCGTTGGTCGTACCGTtggtaatgttgttgttgttgttgatggacGTCCCGTTCGTAACTGGACCGGCGGCGGCCGCTTTCGCCAGGGCCGCCTTCAGGTCGTTCGCATCGGCCCGCGGATCGATCACCAGCAGGCGCGTCTCGTTCGGCACCGTCTTGATCAGCTCGACCACCTTCTTGTGCGTCTCGGTCGTGATGTTCTGCCCGTTCACCTCGATGATGCGGTCGCCCTGGCGCAGGCCGGCCGATTCCGCCGGCGACCCATCGTCCACCTTGCCGATGTACTGGCCCGGGCGGCCCTTTTCCGCGTGCAGGTTAAACCCGTACCCGTCAAAGTCGGCCCGCTTCACCACGTGGCAGAGGCGCGCCTCGTACTTCGGGGTGGTCGTCGCACCGGcactgttgttgttcttggaTGACATACTGTGTTTTTCGGGGTGGTCAAATCGATCGAGCTTTCCTTGGCTTATCAAGCGGTGTGGAATGGATGGAGCCGAATGTCACGCAAACAACTGCACACGCGCACGAGTCACTCAGTTCTGACAGACTGCGGGCTCGCTACGAAAACGCCTTTAGACACGATCCGCGCCACTATCTTCTCTTGGCGGGGGTCTCTCACGCTCACTGATGGtgtgtct
Proteins encoded:
- the LOC120955797 gene encoding Na(+)/H(+) exchange regulatory cofactor-like protein nrfl-1, which gives rise to MSSKNNNSAGATTTPKYEARLCHVVKRADFDGYGFNLHAEKGRPGQYIGKVDDGSPAESAGLRQGDRIIEVNGQNITTETHKKVVELIKTVPNETRLLVIDPRADANDLKAALAKAAAAGPVTNGTSINNNNNITNGTTNGHHENGGVNGKENGVKKDSKEMANGGGKVEMEKAPKVASPNGMTAVNNNNNNNNHSHSNGNGTAAAPDTNPKLMEKIIDDTKKVLTVTDGAAVGKMALNGTAPAAPVTTTPNGTTEPSKPAEGKKLNLPMTAAEMRAQLAARKKYDPKSEVCDLRKKYEIIQKM